One stretch of Miscanthus floridulus cultivar M001 chromosome 18, ASM1932011v1, whole genome shotgun sequence DNA includes these proteins:
- the LOC136523727 gene encoding histone H3.2-like, translated as MARTKQTARKSTGGKAPRRQLATKAARKSAPATGGVKKPHRFRPGTVALLEIRKYQKSTELLIRKLPFQRLVREIAQDFKTDLRFQSSAVAALQEAAEAYLVGLFEDTNLCAIHAKRVTIFAEWGLNR; from the exons atggcccgcacgaagcagacggcGCGCAAGTCCACCGGCGGCAAGGCGCCGAGGAGGCAACTGGCGACCAAGGCGGCGCGGAAGTCGGCCCCGGCGACAGGCGGCGTGAAGAAGCCGCACCGCTTCCGCCCAGGCACCGTGGCGCTGCTCGAGATCCGCAAGTACCAGAAGAGCACGGAGCTGCTCATACGCAAGCTCCCGTTCCAGCGCCTGGTCCGCGAGATCGCGCAGGACTTCAAGACCGACCTCCGCTTCCagtcctccgccgtcgccgcgctGCAGGAGGCCGCCGAGGCCTACCTCGTCGGGCTCTTCGAGGACACCAACCTCTGCGCCATCCATGCCAAGCGCGTCACCATCTTTGCGGA gtgggggttaaaccgatga